GTTCACGTTCCTCTTCGATCAGTTTATTTTTATCAGAAAGCATATTGGCCGCTTTTCTTTTAGAGCGATAACGGGCATAAAATAAGATCAACAACAAAAACAAAAAAACGGCGGCCACAAGTGTCTGGTTCCTTAAGTTCCTGCTTTGGGTAGCCTCAAGTTCACTTTTCTGGGCGATCAGCTTGCTTTGTTCGGCCTCCAATGTGGCTTCAGTCAGTGCTGTTCTTTGTTCAAGGGCTTCCCGCGACAAACTCTTTATCTCCTTCTCTTTCTTTTTGGCTACTTCCTCTATTTGTTTTTTTTCTTCCGCAATCGTCAATATTTCCTCCTGTTTTGCAGAGATTTCCTGTTGCTTTTTTTCATTCGATTGCAGCAACTGAGCCTGCCTTTCTTCCAGTACGGTTTTATCGGTGGAAAGCTGGTCGCTCTGAAGCTTTAAATTATTGATGGCAAAAGTTAGCTGATCCTTTTCCTTTTCAAGTTCCCGCTTTTCCTTTTCCAATTGAGCTTTTTGACGTTCAAACTTGCTGTCCAGATCACTCATCGTCGTTCCTTTCTGACTAAAATAGGTAAAGGCTTCCTGGTTTATTTCGTAAGCCCTTCGGTAATTACGTTCCTTTACGGCCACCGCACTTCTTTTGGTAGTGGCCTGGATGAGCAAATCCGAATACCCTGCCGCCTTGGCAAAATTTTGGGTACTTTTGAACCACACCTCGGCATTCCTTGAATCCCTGTCCCGCTCATATCCCTTTCCGATCACATACGCAGACCGGGCGGCCATCCCGTCGTTGCCTTTTGAAATGGCCTGGTTGTGGGCAGCCTTTCCATAATCTATACTTTTGTCAGAATCAACGCGTAGATAAGCTTCAGCAAGCTGGAAATTCAACACCATCTTTTCCTCTGTTGACGTTGCTTCACTTAATGATTTCTCCAGTTCTTCAATGGATGTATTTTGTCCATAAACAAAACATGACAACAAAAGAAAAAGAAGGCTGTAAATGAATTTCATTTTCATTAATATTTATTTTTCCGGGAGACCGGCTGACAAAAATACGAAATAGTAAAAAAAATATTGTAAAAACACGTAAATACTCTCTCAGTTACCCTTTTTAGAAGTATCCCTTTGCATCAATTCCAGGGATGAATCACGAAAAAAAGGTTTTACGGGTACTGAATCTTTGATAGGAATTATTTTTGGCAACTCGGGTTTATCCGGAATGAGAGGTCTGTTTGAAGTGTCTCTATTCAGTCTTGCCTCAACCAAAAGGATGGAGTCCGCAATTACTCCGGCTGCTTTAAGAACTTTCTCCCTGCAGGCATTTCGTTTTTCTGACTTATATTGTTCCACCCTTTCATTAAGCTTTTCCAGGATCACCTGCTCACGCACCGAACTTTCGTTCTCCTGTGAACAGGAAAACAGGAAAAAAGCAAGGACACCAACCAATAAATAGGTTTGAAGACGCATATCAGCGAAGTATGACATTTATAGGCCCAAAAATACATAAATCCGGCCATTAAGTCTCTTGTCAATAATTTTTTCGCTAAAGTTTAAACGTCGTCCAGAATGTTATGCAAAAGTATTGGAGTAGCAACAGTCTTTTAACGGCCCTCCTGTGGAGCTCAATCCGAAACCAAAAAAAATTAAAAACGATAATAGGCTCCCAACTGCAGCCCGACCCCATACAACTTATTGGAAAAATCTTCAGTGGATACGACAGGGGTTACACTTTTTCTGAAAACGGGCTCAACAGAAAACCGAACAGAAGGACTCAGGTCATAGGCCAGATTTGCACTTAAAACCAAATCAAATCCCGTCTTTCGGGTCTCAGTAAATTGCCGGGTGACTCGCGGTTGATTGTACCGGCGGAATCTCATATTTTTGGAACTGATTTCGGCTTCCAGCACAGTGGTATTCAAAATGTTCAGGGCCAACCCGGTTTGAACACCATACTTCAGTCTTTTGGTGCCCCATTCATAACCAACCAAAAGAGGAATATTTACAAACTTCAATTTTTGCCGGGTGATGACATCCAAAAGGATATTTTGCCCCTGGCTGAGTTGATCGCTGGAAGATCGGCGAAAATCTACTTCCAAATCAGCACTCCCATAAGAAGATGGAACACTCAGCGCGTAGGTGCTTTGGTACTCATCCCCTACCTGAGTTTCAATGGAATGATCATACTCAATCCGGAAAATCTGCCGGGAAATCAGCCCCGCTTTAAAAAGCCCGAGACCTGTACTGATTTTCCAATGATCCCCTATCAGAATTCCAAATTTGATGCCTGCCTCATTGGACCATTGTTCTTTTTCAAATGATCTGAACCATAACGGTCCTCCCGAGGATTTGGTAATCCCGGAAGTCAAATTCGGTGCAATGTAGCCCCCCGCGTAAAAAGACAATTTTTTTACCGGGATGACAGGAAGTGCAGTTTCCTGTATCCCGCCAGGGAACAGCTTAATCGGTCGCTCAGGTACATAAATAAAAGGGATCGGCAACGCCAACCGGGAAACCATCACTTGATCATTCAATCCACTGCTTCTAAATTTTTCCGTTTTTTGAATATTCTCATCGTTTTTTCCTGATTCCGGAAGATCAATCCCCGCCATGTCGTTTTTACCGTTCTGTGCCGATGCCGAAAAGATCGTTTGGTCCGGCGTTTTTGCCATTTTATTGATCCGTTTATTGGTTTTTTCTGTAACCGGAAAGGCTGACAAATCCTCTTTTTTTAGAGGAGCTGCCGAAGAAGGAGAGATTTGTTTTGTAAAAGAAGATTCCTGAGGAATATCCGTATGGTCTTCAGGAGATTCTTCTGTTTTATCAGAGATTGCCCCTATGGTTTCGGGGGTAATGTTGTCTTTTTGTGAAGCCTGATTGAGTAATTCAATTTCCTGTGCCTGCAAGCGAATGTCTTCATTGAGTGCTCTGTTCTGAAACCATAAGAAAAGGGTCGAACCCAGCATACCAAGTAACAGGATGCCCAATAACAATTTTGTCCGGGAAAAGGAAAAAATCCCTCTGCCCACAGGAGTGGCGGCCTCGATCCTGCCCCATAAATCATCCGAAGGGATATCCCATCCGTCCGGTGCCGGAGCATCGGGAAGATTTTCAAATTCCTTCCTGAAAAATGAATCCAAATTGTCATTATGTAAATTTTCTTCCATAGCGGAATTTCTTTGTCTTTATGATGAATGGGGCCTTTAACCCACTAAATTTCTTTCAAGCATTTTTCTGAGCATGGCTTTTGCCTTGGATAGTTGAGACTTGGAAGTACTTTCCGTAACCTCCATCTGTTCCGCTATCTCCTTATGCGAAAACCCTTCTATTACATACATATTGAAAACGGCTCGGTAGCCCGGCGGTAATTTTTGAATTAATTGGGTAAGTGCTTTGGCCCTGAGATCGCTCAAAATGACTTCGTCCGCCTGGTGAGTGTCTGCGATTTCGGTAATTTCAACCGTATAGCCTTGCCTGTTTTGCTTTCTGATATGTTGCAGTGCCGTATTGACCATCACCCTTCTCATCCATCCCCCCAGAGCGCCTTCTCCCCTGTACTGGTGAATATCAGCCATGATTTTCACAAAACCATCCTGTAATATATCCTCAGCTTCCGGACGGTCTTTGGCATAACGAAGACATATACGAAAAAGAGAAACCTTGTACAATTCGTACAATTGTCGTTGGGCTTTTTTGTCTTTTTTTACACAGCCGTTAATGAGTTTTTTTTCGTCGCTCTCCAATTAAAAGTATTTTTATCCTGTTCCCTTTGACACAATGGTGCATAAACGTTTAAAAAGGTTGCCTGAATTTAAGCATTAAAAATTCAACTTTCTTTAATAAATCCGCAAAAACCTCTTTTCTTGTGGGTGGATCAAATCAGCAAATCGTTCTACCATGGTTTCAGTTGACATATTAATACGTTTTATCCTGGCCCTCGTCATGCTGGGGGTGGGAATGTCGATTGAGGCCTCCAATTTTAAAGGAGTATTTCAACGCCCCAAATCATTCCTCCTGGGACTTTTTTCCCAAATGGTGGCCTTACCCGCCTTTGCTATCCTGATGGTTTACCTGAGCCCGCTGTCCCCAGAGTTTAAAATAGGGATTATTATTTTATCTCTTTGTCCCGGTGGCAATATGTCCAACTATATTTCTTACCTGACCCGGGCCAATACTGCCCTGGCCATCTCTCTTACCACCATAAATGGCCTGCTAACGGTCTTTACCATCCCGCTTGTCAGCAACTGGGCTTCAAGAACCTTCCGGGGCCAAGAAGAATGGTTCTCCCTCCCCTTTCTTTCCACGGCCATGGAAATTTTTCTGCTGATCCTGCTGCCTGCCGCCATAGGTGTTTTAATCAGATACTTCCGCCATGAACTGGTGGAAAAAATAGAAAACCCCGTAAAATGGATTACTTACCTTTTGCTGGTCATCATGTTTTGTATATTGTTTTTCGGACGCGAGGCACAGGGCGGATTGAATTTGACTTTTGAGGATATTTATAAAATCCTGCCGTTCACCCTGGCACTCAATTTTTTCGGCATGCTGTTCGGTTATTATTTTGCTAAATGGAACAAACTCTCCAAACGCAACGGCATCACCATTTCTATTGAAACAGGGCTCCAGAATACAGCCCTCGCACTTTTGGTCACCGGCACCCTGCTCAACGACAGTGAAATGGCCAAGCCTGCCCTGATCTATGCCGCTTTTAGCTTTTGGACCACCCTGGGATTCGCCTATTTTATGAAAAAACGAACAGGATTAAAATAAAAAACCAATTTGAAAAATTCCTGAAATGCTGCATTGTTTAAGGTTCGAGCGGTTCCAAGAGTTCCAAGGGAGCATAGCAAAAACCCTACCACAGGTCGGGAGAGTGCCTCAATCTCCTTCAATCTGACTCAATCTCTATATACTCATTCTTCCCGGAAGCATTAAAAAGTGATTCGTTACCAATATTCCCAAAACCACCTGGGAGCCCAATTACTACCCAAAAGGGCTAAAATTTAACACCATGCGCCATTATGTCATGATACATCAATCTATTTAAGCCATTTTGTCACAAAGAATACTACTTTCCTGCCTACCTGGCTTCACTATCTTCATGGCACAAATATTGACCCCGGGAAAGTGTATTCATTAATTATTAAATCAATAAAAAATCAGATAAAATGTTAGTTGTAAGACCTACTTCAAGACCACAGGCAAGACCTGTTTACACAAGACCTCAGCTGGTAGATTTGAATACCAATGTAAAAGTGAATGTTATTGAACTGGAAACGGAATACCAGTTGGAATTAGCTGCGCCGGGACTGACCAAGGCCGATTTTGAGCTGCAAGTTGAAAAAGAATTGCTGACTATTTCTGCCAAAAAAGACCAGGCTCCGCAAGAAGGGGTTAAGGTTTTGAGAAACGAATTCGGAAAATACGATTTCAAACGTTCTTTCCATTTGGCCGATACCATTAATACTGAAAATATCACCGCTTCATACACGAATGGCATCCTTAAAGTCGTTTTAGCTAAAAAGGAAAAAGAAGCGCCGAAAGTGGTAACAGTGAAGTAAAGATGTTGATCTGTTTATGTTAGGAACACTTGAAGTTTAAAGAAACTACAGGAAATCGGAAAGTAATTCACATAAATGAGTCGGAAAATTAAATTGACAAAAATCTGACAATCAAAAGAAATCTTTCCAATCAAAGCATTGTTTAAAAATTAGATTATAGATTATGAAATTTGATAATAAAAATAATCCCTTTGCCAAGGCAGGGATATTCGGAGAACTCCTAGATGAGTTTTTAAATACAGACATCACCAAATTTATGGGGGTTGATCTGACGGCTTCAAATCCGAGAGTCAACGTGTCTGAGTCTGCCAATGATTTCGTTATCGAGTTGGCAGCTCCGGGACTTGAGAAATCCGATTTTGACCTCAATATAGTGGAGGGCCGTTTAAAAATCAGTGTGAACAAACCACTCAAAGAAGAAGACGATAAAGATCGTAAATTTTTGAGACGTGAGTTCAACTACAATACGTTCACCAGAAGTTTTTCACTTCCGGAATCGGTTGATGCGAATGCCATTTCAGCAAAATACGAAGGAGGAGTGCTGTTCATCACTATGGCGAAGAAAGAAGAAAATAAAGCTGATTTTTCGCGCAAGATCAACATTTCGTAGTGAACGAAAGATAAAGTTAGTTAATAGGGTTTTAGGTGTTTATTTGGGGGGTCGGATTATTTCCGATCCCCTTTTTTATGTCCCGCCCCAAAATTTTCTGTACCTTTCATGGAAAAAAATGCGTCACGCGTTATTTTTCCTTTTACTTCCTTTGGCTTTCTGTCTGCCTGCTCAAAATACAACCGGGCAGGAAGATCTCTATGCTGCCCTGATCGATCGCGCCCGCGAATTTGCGCTCGCCGGCATGCGTGACAGTGCCTGGCAAATGACCTTAAAGGCTGCGAATGTATGGGAATCCTCTGATGCTTTTTTCGGATACCTGGAAGCTTTTGAAGAGACGGCCACCTTTTATATTTCGGAAGAAATGATGGAGACCGCTGGCAGAAAAGATTATAAAACAGCTGCCGAATATTTTGCCTTTGCCCTGGAGCAATTTCCCCTCCCTTTTGATCAATACAATGCACCAGAGGCTGAATACCTCGCCGACCTGAACGCTATGCTGGGCAATGCCTACAAAAGAACCAGTCGCATACTGGAAGCCAAAGCTTCCTACCAGAAAGCCTTTTCCGGTTACAGGCATCTCGACAGCCTGTCCTACGACTACGATAAAAGATGGGTTGCGCTTTTCGTCTATAAACCGCTGGCCAATATTTATACCCGCCTGGAAAACTATGAAAATGCCGCCTCTCTCCTGCTCCTGGCCCGGTCCGTACTGGAAAATTCAGGCAAAAAAGGAGAGGCCGCACAGGCAGCCATAGACCTGGGAATTCTATACGCTACCACAGAACGCTACCAGGAGGCCGTAACCCTCTTTGAACAGCAATTTAAAAACCCGGACCTTTCCGATTACATTAGGGCGGTTCTGCTCCTGAACAAGGCCCGAAGCCTGATGCAATTGTCCAGAACCGATGCCGCCGTGAAAGATATCCAATCGGCCATTTCGGTATTGAAAAAAGGCCACTGGAATAGTACCCTTATGGATGCCTATCATGTTTTGGGACAACTTCAGATTCAGAAAGGAGATACCCAGAACGCCAAAGAATCTTTGAACAGGGCCATCATTTTAAGCCGGGAAGTTTTACCGACCAGGAGCCGAAAAAGATCAAAAATTTACGCCAGTACCGGTGACCTGTATCTTAAAAACAATGAGCTTGAAACCGCCTTGCTCTATTATCAAAAAAGTCTTTTTGCCGTTTTAAATAATATCGATTCAACGGATGTTTCATCCATCCCCGACAGTAAGGACCTCTATGCCGAAAATTCCATCCTGACCGCCCTCGACGGAAAAGCAGTGGCCTTTGAAAAATGGTACGAAACTTCGGGAAACACGGATTTTCTCCTCAAAGCGTTAAAAAATCTACAGGCAGGATTTGAAGTAGAGCACCTGATTCAAAATGCCCAGCAACATTCTACTTCCAAAATTCAGTTTCAAAAACAAAACCAATCGAGGAGAGAGAGAGCCATTGCCATATGCGCTACCCTGAGTCGGGAAACTGGAGAGGAGGCTTACCTGGACATTGCTTTTCAGATCGCAGAGGCGAGCAAAGCCGCAGTTTTACTGGAATCTGTGAGGGAAAATTTGGCTCGCCGGCAACTGAAAGGCACCCAGCAACTGCTACAGCAAGTGAAAGAAACGGAAAAAGCCCTGGCCGCTATCGAAAGCGAACTCCTGTCCGTGGAAAACCCTGAAAAAGAAACATTCGATGAATTAAATGAACAAAAAGTCTTTCTCTCGCAACAATTACTGACCTTAAAAAATTCTTTGGAAGAGAAACATCCCGAGTATGCTAGCCTGAATGCCCGGGAAAAGGTCGTGGCTGTGGCCGAGGTGCAGAACACCCTCCTAAAAACCGGGGAGGAAGTATTCGTCGAATTCTTTTGGGGAACAGGTTTTTTGTACGTTTTTAAAATAGAAAAAGAAGCTGGTATTACCTTTTTGAAAATACCCCTTGATGACGATTTTCAAAACACGTTCACTCAATTTTTGGATTTGTTCTCGGCTGAGAACAGATGGAAAATGGGGGCGGAGGCTTTCCAAAGCGCCGCTTTTAGTTTGTATCAAAAAATATACGCTCCGCTGCAGATCGAAACCTTTTCAGGAGTAACGGTGGTCCCTGACGGGCTTTTGGCTTTCATTCCCTTTGAAGCCCTCGTTACAGAATGGAAAACAGGTGCTTTTTTTAAAAACCTTTCTTATGTGATGCTCCGCCAAAACATCAGATATGCCTACTCATGCAGCGTTTTACAACAACAGCAACAGGCCGTTCCTTCGGGAAAAACATTCCTTTTTATCGCCCCGGGATTTGCGGACGGGCAACTGGGACTCCCTGCCCTCGATGCTTCAGATCTGGATATTGGGCATCCACCCGGATTAAAAAGGCTAATGGACAATGAGGCCACCCGGTCAAATTTCGAAAAAGAAGCGACCTTAAGCCGGGTGATTCACCTTTTCACTCACGCCGAGGCCAATCAAAACGACCTGCAGCCCAGGGTATTTTTTTTCGATGAGGCCCTAACCTTACCGGAAATTTACGCCCTGGATCTTTCGGCAGAACTCGTAGTCTTAAGCGCCTGCGAAACCAACCTGGGAAAACTCGAAAAAGGAGAAGGCGTGATGAGCCTGGCCCGTGGATTTGCCTACGCCGGTGCCTCCAGCCTGATCGCCAGCTTATGGAAGGTAAAAAACCGGCAGACAGCGGATATTTTTTCTTCTTTTTATAAAAACCTGGAGGCCGGAAAAAGTAAATCAGAAGCCCTTAGAGATGCGAAACTGAGTTTCCTTAAACAAACGGATGACATCCATGCCTCCCCTGCTTACTGGACGGGATTTGTCTTTATCGGAAGTGACATCAATGAAACGCCGGAGCCGGAAATCAATTATCTATTGCTTGCCGGGGTGGCTCTTATGGCGGCAGGAATCGTTTTTTTTATACGAATACGAAAAAAATGATGGCGATACCGGAAGGTCCTTTGAAGCTTTTCTAAAAATCCTCGTTTTTTACTTTGGCTTAAAACGGAATATCCTCATCATCATTCATTTTTGAAGGACGAGTGATCATATTGGATTCCGGAATTTCGAAAGTGTCTCCCGGCAGATCGTTAAAATTGGGATCTTCAAGATTAGAGAACCGGGCAAATTCGTCTGTAAATTTGAGTCTGGCCGTCTTTAGGGCACCATTCCTGTGTTTTGCAATGATGAATTCCGCAACGCCCTTGAGCGACATCCCTTCCTCATCTTCCAATATCTGGTAATACTCCGGCCGGTAGATAAACCCTACGATATCGGCATCCTGCTCTATGGAACCCGATTCCCTCAAATCCGACAACACAGGCCTTTTGCTTCCTCCCCGGGTTTCCACCGCACGGCTGAGCTGTGAAAGCGCGATCACGGGAATGTTAAGTTCTTTAGCCAGTCCTTTAAGTGATCTGGATATTGCACTTACTTCCTGTTCACGATTGCCTTTTTGATTGTCCGACCCTCCACTCATCAGCTGCAAATAATCGATGACAATAAGAGAAATATCATGTTGCATTTTAAGCCTCCTTGCCTTGGCACGCAGCTCAAATACGTTGATCCCCGGGGTATCATCGATAAAGATGGGAATTTCACTCACCCGTTCGATGGCCGTCTGCAATTGCTGCCATTCGTAATCTTCCAACTGACCGGTACGCATTTTAGACCCGGGAATCTCAGCTTCAATGGAAATGATCCTCTGGGCGAGCTGCAGGCTTGACATCTCCAGGGAGAAAAAGGCAACGGGTTTGTTGAATTCACCTGCGGCATTTTTGGCTGCCGAGAGCACAAAACTTGTTTTACCCATACCAGGTCTTGCGGCAATGATGATCAGGTCAGAATTTTGCCACCCTGAAGTAACCCGGTCCAATTCGACAAATCCGGTAGGCACCCCGGTTAAACCATCTTCCCTGTCTTTGAGTTCTTCAATTTGCTTCAGTGCCTTACTTGCCAGCGTGCTCATGCTGTCGTAAGAACGGCTAAGGTTTTGTTGGGTAATATTAAACAAACCCTGTTCAGCATCGTCAAGCAATTCAAAAACGTCCGTCGTATCTTCAAATGCATCTTTGATGATCTTGGTGGAAACGGTGATCAACTCCCGCTGAATATGCTTCTGGGAAACAATCCGGGCATGATATTCGATATTCGCTGCCGAAGCCACCCGGTTGGTCAATTCAGCCAGGTATGCCGGGCCGCCAACGGACTCAAGGTCTCCTGTTTTTTTGAGTTCTTCCATGACCGTCAGCAGGTCGATGGGCTGCATGCGCTCAAAAAGCCGCAACATGGCTCTGAAGATCAGCTGATGGGCATCGAGATAAAAACTTTCTGCCCTGATAATATCCATAACCGTGGTAAGGGCATCTTTTTCCAACATGATGGCACCGAGTACGACTTCCTCGAGGGGAATAGCCTGTGGTTGCACCTTGCCAAAAACATAATCTGACAGATCAGCGTTTCGACCGCGTCTCTTCATTTGAAAATCACTTTTGATAGGTGTATTTTTTTTCTCGGACATGTATGTTTTTACTTTTTTACGATTTTACCCGGCATTGGATAATGCCCCAGCTTATTTCAACAAAACTACGGGTAAATTTCGAAGAATAGAAATCCTTTTTTTCGGCCAATGTGGAAAATCATATACAGGTGTGGATAAAAAATGGTTTTAGGACCATATTCCAATTTATTGACCCGATCCTGCCCTTTTGCACTAAAAAACAAAGTTTAAATTTGTGGAAAACTTTTTAAAAATGAATCGTAAATGCTCCCCATCTTGCAAAATGATTATGGGTAAACCATAACATTCATTTATTTATTTCGGATTTTTGTGCTTCAAAATAATTTTACCCATGAAAAAAATAGTTGGATTAGTCGTACTGCTCGCTTTGATTGTTGCATGGCAATATCCCCAGGACAACGACCAATGGAAAAATAAAATAACGCCTTCTCTCCTGCTCAAACTTGAAAATGGAGCCACAGCAGACTTTTTGATTATAATGAAGGA
This sequence is a window from Lewinellaceae bacterium. Protein-coding genes within it:
- a CDS encoding RNA polymerase sigma factor, producing MESDEKKLINGCVKKDKKAQRQLYELYKVSLFRICLRYAKDRPEAEDILQDGFVKIMADIHQYRGEGALGGWMRRVMVNTALQHIRKQNRQGYTVEITEIADTHQADEVILSDLRAKALTQLIQKLPPGYRAVFNMYVIEGFSHKEIAEQMEVTESTSKSQLSKAKAMLRKMLERNLVG
- a CDS encoding bile acid:sodium symporter family protein — translated: MVSVDILIRFILALVMLGVGMSIEASNFKGVFQRPKSFLLGLFSQMVALPAFAILMVYLSPLSPEFKIGIIILSLCPGGNMSNYISYLTRANTALAISLTTINGLLTVFTIPLVSNWASRTFRGQEEWFSLPFLSTAMEIFLLILLPAAIGVLIRYFRHELVEKIENPVKWITYLLLVIMFCILFFGREAQGGLNLTFEDIYKILPFTLALNFFGMLFGYYFAKWNKLSKRNGITISIETGLQNTALALLVTGTLLNDSEMAKPALIYAAFSFWTTLGFAYFMKKRTGLK
- a CDS encoding Hsp20/alpha crystallin family protein, with protein sequence MLVVRPTSRPQARPVYTRPQLVDLNTNVKVNVIELETEYQLELAAPGLTKADFELQVEKELLTISAKKDQAPQEGVKVLRNEFGKYDFKRSFHLADTINTENITASYTNGILKVVLAKKEKEAPKVVTVK
- a CDS encoding Hsp20/alpha crystallin family protein, whose translation is MKFDNKNNPFAKAGIFGELLDEFLNTDITKFMGVDLTASNPRVNVSESANDFVIELAAPGLEKSDFDLNIVEGRLKISVNKPLKEEDDKDRKFLRREFNYNTFTRSFSLPESVDANAISAKYEGGVLFITMAKKEENKADFSRKINIS
- a CDS encoding CHAT domain-containing protein yields the protein MRHALFFLLLPLAFCLPAQNTTGQEDLYAALIDRAREFALAGMRDSAWQMTLKAANVWESSDAFFGYLEAFEETATFYISEEMMETAGRKDYKTAAEYFAFALEQFPLPFDQYNAPEAEYLADLNAMLGNAYKRTSRILEAKASYQKAFSGYRHLDSLSYDYDKRWVALFVYKPLANIYTRLENYENAASLLLLARSVLENSGKKGEAAQAAIDLGILYATTERYQEAVTLFEQQFKNPDLSDYIRAVLLLNKARSLMQLSRTDAAVKDIQSAISVLKKGHWNSTLMDAYHVLGQLQIQKGDTQNAKESLNRAIILSREVLPTRSRKRSKIYASTGDLYLKNNELETALLYYQKSLFAVLNNIDSTDVSSIPDSKDLYAENSILTALDGKAVAFEKWYETSGNTDFLLKALKNLQAGFEVEHLIQNAQQHSTSKIQFQKQNQSRRERAIAICATLSRETGEEAYLDIAFQIAEASKAAVLLESVRENLARRQLKGTQQLLQQVKETEKALAAIESELLSVENPEKETFDELNEQKVFLSQQLLTLKNSLEEKHPEYASLNAREKVVAVAEVQNTLLKTGEEVFVEFFWGTGFLYVFKIEKEAGITFLKIPLDDDFQNTFTQFLDLFSAENRWKMGAEAFQSAAFSLYQKIYAPLQIETFSGVTVVPDGLLAFIPFEALVTEWKTGAFFKNLSYVMLRQNIRYAYSCSVLQQQQQAVPSGKTFLFIAPGFADGQLGLPALDASDLDIGHPPGLKRLMDNEATRSNFEKEATLSRVIHLFTHAEANQNDLQPRVFFFDEALTLPEIYALDLSAELVVLSACETNLGKLEKGEGVMSLARGFAYAGASSLIASLWKVKNRQTADIFSSFYKNLEAGKSKSEALRDAKLSFLKQTDDIHASPAYWTGFVFIGSDINETPEPEINYLLLAGVALMAAGIVFFIRIRKK
- the dnaB gene encoding replicative DNA helicase; its protein translation is MSEKKNTPIKSDFQMKRRGRNADLSDYVFGKVQPQAIPLEEVVLGAIMLEKDALTTVMDIIRAESFYLDAHQLIFRAMLRLFERMQPIDLLTVMEELKKTGDLESVGGPAYLAELTNRVASAANIEYHARIVSQKHIQRELITVSTKIIKDAFEDTTDVFELLDDAEQGLFNITQQNLSRSYDSMSTLASKALKQIEELKDREDGLTGVPTGFVELDRVTSGWQNSDLIIIAARPGMGKTSFVLSAAKNAAGEFNKPVAFFSLEMSSLQLAQRIISIEAEIPGSKMRTGQLEDYEWQQLQTAIERVSEIPIFIDDTPGINVFELRAKARRLKMQHDISLIVIDYLQLMSGGSDNQKGNREQEVSAISRSLKGLAKELNIPVIALSQLSRAVETRGGSKRPVLSDLRESGSIEQDADIVGFIYRPEYYQILEDEEGMSLKGVAEFIIAKHRNGALKTARLKFTDEFARFSNLEDPNFNDLPGDTFEIPESNMITRPSKMNDDEDIPF